The DNA window GAGATGAGGTTTGAGAAAGTTAACAGGAAGTAGATTTTTGATTTGTGTGATGACGCATGTGTAAGCTGAGCTAGGTTTGCCACAGGTGTGAAGGATGAAGATGCTCCTCATAGGGATAAGAGGCAGCAAACTGAatgtcatttttattattatttggaaTGATGATAGAAGTGCTTTAAATGAGACTCAACAATATGTATTACTTTACTCGGAGTAGGCTTTGAGCAAGACAGGCATTATGGTCTCACATGCCACAAACTTGAGCACTGTCAAAGTGCCTAGTGCCCCCTAGTGGCAGGTTGCAAATGTGTTAGacgacatactgtatgtgatttttACTTGGATGACTGACCGGTTCAGCTTTATGCCATAAACTTAAGCCTATAGGCCACAGTGTTTGACAAAAGTGAAAATGCTGGGTTGTGAGTttcaaaaggaaaataaatgtttttcaaCAGCAACTGCGTGATGGCGTCAGCAACTCagcaataatgcacacacacacacacacacacgcgcgcacacacacacacacacactcacacacacacacacagacagagagagaatgagatttGTACTGTTTAATTTAGCTGTGATCATGCTTAGTAAGTAGACCCTTGTGTAGATTCCAAATTCAATCAAAATGCAAAATTCAAAATTGTCATGTGAAATATTATATCATGTTTAAATGAACCATGATTAACCATTCGAGTTATTAATTAATCCTAGTTACTCTGCAGTTGGtaggtactacacacacacacacacacacacacacacacacacacaactttcatACAGCCTGTCGCTGTAGACAGAAGTTGTGCAATGatacaaataatacaaattgtCTTTTTTTAAGGACATTAAAGTTATcttctatctacagtatatcttatAATGATGTTTGGAGATCAGGGTTAACAGCAACTGGGTGGGAGCTGAAATGATCTGTTCAATAAACAAAActacagaaaagaaagaggggcATTTTATGATATATTAAAATAATGTGTTGGGATACACCTTAATACATTTGCCATTGGTAAAGGGGTCATTTCAGAACTTTTCtgtctaatatggaagtaagcTCATATATGGGAGAATGGCTGAACATCCTATCACATGCAATACATCCGGActgggttatactgtatttcaGGCAAAATCAAGGCATAAAAGACTCAGTTAgagtttaaatattttttttatttttcagtgaCATTTCTCATTGTCGCTTACAGAAGTGCAGTGtaaaagtgcaaaacataaataaCATTGAATACAATTTAAATTATATGTCATAATGGTTATTTTGTGACTTTACTCTTAAAGCAAcattaaagcacttttcctctgtcgcaaacatgctatttgtttattcagCAAATACCGATGTCCACagcaaggtagagtatgttgcatgattttatgaaagtatgatgtattgtgacagcaaagcaagtcaaatttgtagtttcttatgtgtcattccatcgaactacaatTCCGCTATACCTGATCTGGTGAACCTGAATCACATAGTGCAGTTACAGCCGATAGAGGGCtatgaagtgaatgcagaagtgcggttcaccctgttacgagttgatgaacctcTGAAATGaatttggaaacattattttaaggtacaaaaaaactcTTCGGTGTTGCACAGCAATCTGAtacctctttcacacactcttaaTAATTTATCATGGTCCCTTACAAGAGTGCAGTGTAAAAGtgcaaaacatacagtagtaaACATGACGTCAAATTTAGATCATCCACGGcaggtgttggtggtggagaggaCGGAGTCCCCTGCGGTGTTGAGTTCGGGCACCCAGTGGCGTGGCACCAGGAAGTTGGCCAGGTTACACAGGTCCACAAACACCTTATAACGGTCACTGGGgagaacaacacaacaacacagctcTTTCAGCACCACAGAAATCCAAATGACCTGTCTGCAAAGGTTTAAGTTTAATCATATAAGTGATATAGAGTATTGTGTTAAAATCAGAGAGCAAATTTCCCATTGTtttaatcacaaagaaaatcatTGTTTTACTCAGAAAAAGCATAAATATATGCGGGAAAATATTAACATAAAATAAAAGTTCTGCTACCCATGATATTTTACAaaatgtacatatgtgtgtagcGATATCATTAGTCAAATGGGATAACTGATCTCtattgtttgtttcattttctgGGGGAACTGTGCCTGCCACTGTGATCAATTTGGTGTAGTGCAATGTATGCAGGACGGCCATTTTGACCAGGCTGGGCTTACCCTATGGTGGAACGCAAGTAATGGTACCCTGAGGATCCACCTGTTCCCATCTTACTGCCAATCATCCTGTGCACCATGCACACGTGGCTGTCTGGAAGATGGAACCATTCATAGTCACTATAGAACTAATGCATAGTGTTATATGGACATGAGGAACtgagtgaaaacataaccattTCAGTCTGTACAGATCAGTTTAacttgctgctgctgtctgtctggttTGATTTTTGTTGTTTAGGCTGAGCTACTGTAACTAGGAGGTCCAGTGATTGGCTTGCTAGTCTTTGAGCTGGTCTTAAACACATAAACTGCACAAATGCTAAAACTATTTTAAGAAATCAAATTATGTTGTTCATGGATCAACTATTTCTTCACTGAGATAGCAAACTCTAGCTTCTGCCATcaggattaatccaacacacactgactcGTCTGAGACACCTACATCTCCATTTGGACATCAGGGCGTCAATGTCCATCAGGGAGGTCAGCAGCTGGAACGGTACCTGGAAGCGAGGCTCCTCTCTGTCAGAACAGACCACATGTGAGTGTTGAGCAGGTGGACATTCAACAGGTGGAAGAACATTGAAGTGAGTCGACACATTAAACGTGAGAAGGTTACAGGAGTGAGAGGACCAACACTGGGAAATGTGAATGGACACATGGAATGGTGAGTGACAGAACATCTCACCTGTAGAAGTAGATCATGAGCGCTCCCTGCAAAGCTTTATATGAGAGCCGCCGCTCACCTGAAGACAACAAGACAACAAGACATTGAGGGGTGTTCCACTCTTACAGCACGAGTATAGCTAAACTTGGTGTCTGGTCGTTGTcatggtgtctgtgtctgtgtgtgtgtgtgtgtgatgatcatCCTCACCTTTTTTCATCAGGTCTTCATGTCTTTGTTCATCAAACAGGGAGGCAAACAGGTCTCTCTGCTTGATGAAATCCTCCATCTTCTCATCTTTGTCCTCTGACTCTGGTCTCATCTGTCCAATCAGAATAATACTCCAGCTGACTGCATGTTAACCCACCCTATCGTCTGATTACACAGTCTGAGTGCATGTAACtcacaatgaatgaatgaatgaatgaatgaatgaatgaatgaatgaatggaataATTAAATGAATGGAAtaattaaatgaatgaatgaatgactatcCCAAATGTTGTAGCACTGTAGACCATTGTTGACAGCATAATTACGTGTTTCAGGAGTTTATAAACAAACCTCTAgtttctcgctctccctctttaGTTCCTCAGTGATGTTGGCCTCCAGTTTTCTCCAGAAGTTGAATCCTTTCTCCTCAAGGCCTGGGGTACGTTCCAGCCATTGCTACAGAAACCAGGATATACACCATACGTTTAATGCACCATAACCTCAGGCAATACCTGATACTGGAGAACAGACATCATAAAACTGGGACAACCTTGCAAAATAAACTTGAGGAAACCTTATTAACGCAGCATACTATATGGTGTGTTGGCATGGAAAATGTCCTATAGTGGCCTATAGcaatgattgttttttttgtatccaTTTTTGTTCTATGTTTACATTGTTCCTATCTAATGTGATGTGTAGGGCCGTGGCGCTGTATGAgtcatcacctccaccacccgcAGCAGCGTGGGCTCCTGCTCAGAGCGGaggagcatctctctctcctggccaTGGAAGTTCTCCCGGTAGTGCTGTCGGTTGTAGGGAACCCGCCGCTCATTGGGAACGCCGAACTTGTTCTCCAGGAGACGGAACTGCAAGCTTTGGAAGCCAGAGGCTGGAGACAGGTACTCCCTGGTAtagggcccacacacacacacacacacacacacacacacatatatacacacaccaatttAAGTATATGTTATGCTTTCATAAACTCGGTTACATAACTTGGAAAGCAAACtgttccccttggggatgaataaagtatatctatctatcaatctatccatctatctaacaaataaacaaagaaatacTGTATTATCATCTGCTTACCTGAAGTCAAAGAAGTCCAAAGCACTCATAGTCTCCAGGATAGCAAACTGTTCGACCAGGAGTTTGAAGATTGTGATGATTCTGTGAGTGCGTGTGGTCACCTTCAACATGTTACGTCCATTTTGCACCTGAAGTCAAGAGAAACATTAGGACACTCACTAAAAccactgcagtgcacacacacccactatgCACAGACTTTCGAAAAGACTTACGTCTCCGCTTATGAAGATATCCCTCACTGAGTCCAGCTCCCATAAGATCTGCTTAAACCACAACTCATATGCTTCACCCAAGAAAAGAAGAATAAGCAGTTAAGTTTGATTGCAAGGTACATTAGCCAAACGATGATTGGATGTAATGCAAAGAAATGGCAGTGATTCCTGTATTTCAAAGATGATCAATACAAATATGGAGAACGTGCTTCAACACTGATGGAGAGAAACAAGAACTGTGTTGATTCAGATATATTTACCTTGGTGGGTAACTATGAATAGGTGCTCATCATGAATCTTATTGCCTTTCAATTCACTCTGAAGCGATTGAGCAGCCACGATCTTATCCAgctgggagggggggaggggggggaattAGCAGTGCACAATAAGTTTTGTATTAGTCTAGTTTGGTAACTGGGAATACATTGTAGGAAAGTCTTGACAGTATTGTGAGCATGTTTTCTGgatcattagtgtgtgtgtgtgtgtgtgtgtgtgtgtgtgtgtgtttgtgagagtgatgTACCTGCAGGTATTCTCCGTAGATGATCCCTCCTTTACTGGCTTTGTTGGTTCCCTCCTGAgagtcatctctctcctcctcgttCTTCTCTCTGGAGGAACAGACAGtgtacacgtcacacacacacacacacacacatactgtacatcagtgaCAAATGACAGACAGGTAGGAAAAGGCGTGAGCAGGGGTCAGACCCCTCACAGTACTTACATGACTCTCCTCTGGAAGTACGGACATCCACTCATGGTTCTGCTGGACAGGGTCACACAAACAggtctctttctgtttctctctctctctctctctctctctctatgagtctctgtctctcccttacTCTGTATTCTTCTCACACAAATGGACTCTTCCTTTACTCTTGTCAAGTCAAACTTGACTTCTGTATTTATACTGTAGGCATCCCTCCCTTCCTGCCAATCATGAAACACTTCTTAGAAATAATGACCTGATTCAGTACAATCCGCCAGTTGAATCAATATAACATGGTATTTCACAACTTTATGACTCAAGAGGATTATTGACCAGACCAGACACTCTCCCATCTGAGTCTCACTTCTGTTAAATTGCACACTGCACTCTGTGGATATGAAATTTGATAGGTTTGCCATCccatatgaaaaataaatagaaaaaaattgcatgatttactcttgaaagtggcccatttctcattttcCTCATACAACATCATATATAGCCCTTACAGGTTACAAAGTTGTacgtttcaggttacacagatttaccaAGATCCTtggtaaatctgtgtaacctgaaacataaaaTGTTcaccagccactcaacatttttaaCCAGCCACTAGAGAAATGGTATGAAAATTATCATGATTATAGTAACCAAAATGGTTACGGTTATCGCCATTATATTGCAAAAATAATTAAATGTGCTGAATTTTACCCTTAACCTACTGACTTTCCTCCAAGCACAGTAGCTTGTAGCTTTATGTCTTGCCATAAAAGTGGTGTGGTTAAATTGTGCTGTCCAACTTGATCTAACTGTACATCATCAGATTTACAGCTATCAAGGCTATATTTAACATTTAGAATCTTAGAGAGCAGGTGCGCACTCCCAGAGGGgagtcatccctatgttccccgggtcctaagtTCCCCATTTTTTCCCAAAAGGGTCGCAATACATACtggggaacatactgtaggaccctttttgggaaaaacggggaacataggaccctttctaaaatgtaagaaaaaaagggtcctttGTTCCCctgtcccatacaaagtggggaacataggacccggggaacataggacctggggaacataggtacactCCCATCCAGAGGCTAACAGGTGCCGGAATCCAGAAAGTAGGCTATGAGATAAACAAAGCGGGGTCCGCACATTGAGCTCTACGTGTAGTATTTTAATCAGTAACGTTTCGGGCACACGCCCTTCTTCAg is part of the Sardina pilchardus chromosome 22, fSarPil1.1, whole genome shotgun sequence genome and encodes:
- the LOC134070396 gene encoding tryptophan 2,3-dioxygenase A-like isoform X3 → MSGCPYFQRRVLEKNEEERDDSQEGTNKASKGGIIYGEYLQLDKIVAAQSLQSELKGNKIHDEHLFIVTHQAYELWFKQILWELDSVRDIFISGDVQNGRNMLKVTTRTHRIITIFKLLVEQFAILETMSALDFFDFREYLSPASGFQSLQFRLLENKFGVPNERRVPYNRQHYRENFHGQEREMLLRSEQEPTLLRVVEQWLERTPGLEEKGFNFWRKLEANITEELKRESEKLEMRPESEDKDEKMEDFIKQRDLFASLFDEQRHEDLMKKGERRLSYKALQGALMIYFYREEPRFQVPFQLLTSLMDIDALMSKWRYSHVCMVHRMIGSKMGTGGSSGYHYLRSTIGDRYKVFVDLCNLANFLVPRHWVPELNTAGDSVLSTTNTCRG
- the LOC134070396 gene encoding tryptophan 2,3-dioxygenase A-like isoform X2 — its product is MSGCPYFQRRVIEKNEEERDDSQEGTNKASKGGIIYGEYLQLDKIVAAQSLQSELKGNKIHDEHLFIVTHQAYELWFKQILWELDSVRDIFISGDVQNGRNMLKVTTRTHRIITIFKLLVEQFAILETMSALDFFDFREYLSPASGFQSLQFRLLENKFGVPNERRVPYNRQHYRENFHGQEREMLLRSEQEPTLLRVVEQWLERTPGLEEKGFNFWRKLEANITEELKRESEKLEMRPESEDKDEKMEDFIKQRDLFASLFDEQRHEDLMKKGERRLSYKALQGALMIYFYREEPRFQVPFQLLTSLMDIDALMSKWRYSHVCMVHRMIGSKMGTGGSSGYHYLRSTIGDRYKVFVDLCNLANFLVPRHWVPELNTAGDSVLSTTNTCRG